Proteins encoded within one genomic window of Agelaius phoeniceus isolate bAgePho1 chromosome 9, bAgePho1.hap1, whole genome shotgun sequence:
- the LOC129123098 gene encoding uncharacterized protein LOC129123098 isoform X1, giving the protein MGGQDCSFSSGAAAGPGEAMAELRGGSSPGCHQRGCEAVPEAELPKDLPAALLMSPKQSTDCSRQRDAACGLDESEVCSIRAVANEPQHPQQGPAAAVPHLSGAQEATWHKQGDATCECAVSADVENGFCTSDGSVREPLAPQGISGTKNGTKRNRRRFLGEWIRGHPVGTAVLILLLLVLVLALGVALAVLAAPQVPVTAATPLSLLGCPRGWVGYNGVCYYFSQDYGTWEQGQERCSELGASLAIAKDEEMILLSRVCGKVDYWLGLRRRGERLHWGDGSSYSSRVPVLGNSQCVYLADRRLRSDNCSNERPYLCSKAPAPL; this is encoded by the exons GGTGCCATCAGCGCGGCTGCGAAGCTGTTCCCGAGGCCGAGCTCCCAAAggatctgccagcagcactcctgATGTCTCCGAAGCAAAGTACTGATTGTTCCAGGCAGAGAGATGCTGCCTGTGGGCTGGACGAGAGTGAAGTCTGCTCCATTCGTGCAGTTGCGAATgagccccagcatccccagcagggaccagcAGCCGCGGTTCCACACCTGTCTGGGGCCCAAGAAGCCACCTGGCATAAGCAGGGGGATGCCACTTGTGAGTGTGCAGTGAGTGCAGATGTGGAGAATGGATTCTGCACCAGTGATGGGAGTGTGAGAGAGCCCCTGGCTCCCCAGGGCATATCAGGAACCAAGAATGGAACCAAAAGGAACCGCAGAAGATTCCTGG GTGAATGGATCAGGGGCCATCCCGTGGGCACGGCGGTGCtgattctgctgctcctggtgctggtgctggctttgggggtggccctggctgtgctggcag caccacaggtTCCAGTCACAGCTGCGACTCCTCTGTCACTTCTGGGCTGTCCCCGTGGCTGGGTTGGCTACAATGGGGTCTGCTACTACTTCTCACAGGATTACGGCACCTGGGAGCAGGGTCAGGAACGGTGCTCCGAGCTCGGGGCCTCCCTGGCCATTGCCAAGGATGAGGAAATG ATTTTGCTCTCCCGTGTCTGTGGGAAGGTCGATTACTGGCTCGGGCTGCGCAGACGGGGCGAGCGCCTGCACTGGGGGGACGGCAGCAGCTACAGCTCCCG ggttCCTGTCCTCGGCAATTCCCAGTGTGTGTACCTGGCTGACAGGAGATTGAGGAGTGACAACTGCTCCAATGAGCGGCCGTATCTCTGCAGCAaggccccagctcccctgtaA